The Magnolia sinica isolate HGM2019 chromosome 9, MsV1, whole genome shotgun sequence sequence CTCAATCAACGCCTCGGCCTCTTCAAGACGGCCAGCTCGGCCAAGAAGATCCACCAAGCACGCATAGTGCTTCTCACTGGGCCTTATGCCATGGTCTCTAGCCATGGCCTGGAACAAAGATAACCCCTCTTCCACCAAACCCGAATGGCTACAAGCGGATAAAAGAGATACAAATGTAGTCTGATTTGGCTCAAGCCCTGCCTCTCTCATCTGAGTATAAACAGCAATAGCTTGAATTCCATGACCATGTATGCCACAACCAGCAATCATGGCATTCCATAGAATCACATCATCAAAGGTTGATCCACTGTCAAATACTCTCTCGGCAGAGACCATCTTCCCGCACTTGGCATACATATCAATCAATGCAGTCATGTTGATAACATCGAATACGTATCCATGACGTATCAAATAAGCGTGGACACTCTTTCCCTTCCTTAAAGATCCTACATGAGCACAAGCATGAGTCAAACCAACAAGAGTAATAGAATTAGCAGCAACACCATCATGTTGCATCCGCCCAAATAAATCCAATGCCTCCTCTGCACGTCCATTTTGGGCCAATCCCACCAACATTGCAGTCCACGAGATCACATTCCTCTCTTTCATTCTATCAAATACAAAACCCGCCAGCTCTAAGGCACCGCACTTAGCATACACATCAACGATTGCAGTCGATACGATGAGATTTGATTCAAGCCCTCTTCTGAGAACACAACAATGGAGAATCTTCCCGTAATCCAAACCCGATATCTGTGCGCAGCCCTGAAGGAGGCTAACTAAAGTCGCTGAATCAAACCCACCACCAGTTAACAGTAACCCATGGAAAAGCTCGAATGCTTCTTGTACCAATCCATTATGTACGTACCCTGAAATCATGGCATTCCATGAAACCAAATTCCTAGTGGGCATTCTCTCAAAAACTAGTCTAGAACTTTCTACATCACCAATCTTGCAATACATGTCCACTAAAGAAGTAAGAACTAGAATATCATTTCTCATTCCTAATCCATTCAATAACCCATGAATGCATTTTCCAAGCTCCAATCTTCCAATCCCACTGCATGCCTGAATAAGGGCCGCAAGTGTTATTGGGCTCGGTCTAACTCCACAACCCCTCATCTTGAAGAACAAGTCAAAAGCCAAATCAAAATAACCATTCTGCACATAGCCTCCAATCATTGAATTCCAACAAACAACATCTCTATTCGGCATTCCATCGAACACTCTCTGTGCTTCATCAATCTCACCAAATCTCACCAAGAAACTTATCATCGAACTCCCAAAAAAGCAATCATTTGCCAGTCCACTATTGATCCCATCTTTCATTACCTCCTTCCCCATTTCAAAATCCAACAAACTCGTGCAAGCCTTAAGCGTGTAAGTACAAGCGCAGCTATCCATTTCCAAACTATGAAACCTCATCATTGAATACAATTCAATGGTTTCCATGTACCGCTCGTTTCGGAGATACCCACCCATCATGGCCTTGTATAGAGAGATTTCTTTTCTCTGGGGAATTTCATTGAACACATGCCGGGCATTACTTGAATTGCCCAAATCAGCATATGTCTTGATGAGTTTGGTGGCGAGAAATTCGTTCCTGGAGAGATCATTAGTAATGATCTGGGCATGGATTGATTTGATGGAGATTGGGTGTTGAGAGAATTCTTGCAAGAGGGATAGGAAGCTGTGAACGATGGTTGGAATTCGCTTGAATTTGGCATTCCTGATTGAAGATTTGAAGGGTATTTTGGGTATAAGTGGAGAAAAAtgcagagaagaagaagaatgcatGAAGATGAGAAAGAGATCAAAGGAAGATCAGTTTGAATTTGAAAGTCTAAGTGGGAAGtaacttacagggaagtcacttacaggttgtgtttgggggagaaaaatcacctgtaagtcacttacaggcaaatctaccaaaaaactgcaggggggtgggggtgagaagtcacttccctgtaagtcacttacaggctcaacggtcggatttttaaaaagagtggaagagggagaaacgcaccaatGGGGATTGAAGGTTTCGCCTCTCCATCCTAAGCTCTCTCctcctccctctctgcaatctctctccccctcc is a genomic window containing:
- the LOC131255638 gene encoding pentatricopeptide repeat-containing protein At3g12770-like; this encodes MHSSSSLHFSPLIPKIPFKSSIRNAKFKRIPTIVHSFLSLLQEFSQHPISIKSIHAQIITNDLSRNEFLATKLIKTYADLGNSSNARHVFNEIPQRKEISLYKAMMGGYLRNERYMETIELYSMMRFHSLEMDSCACTYTLKACTSLLDFEMGKEVMKDGINSGLANDCFFGSSMISFLVRFGEIDEAQRVFDGMPNRDVVCWNSMIGGYVQNGYFDLAFDLFFKMRGCGVRPSPITLAALIQACSGIGRLELGKCIHGLLNGLGMRNDILVLTSLVDMYCKIGDVESSRLVFERMPTRNLVSWNAMISGYVHNGLVQEAFELFHGLLLTGGGFDSATLVSLLQGCAQISGLDYGKILHCCVLRRGLESNLIVSTAIVDVYAKCGALELAGFVFDRMKERNVISWTAMLVGLAQNGRAEEALDLFGRMQHDGVAANSITLVGLTHACAHVGSLRKGKSVHAYLIRHGYVFDVINMTALIDMYAKCGKMVSAERVFDSGSTFDDVILWNAMIAGCGIHGHGIQAIAVYTQMREAGLEPNQTTFVSLLSACSHSGLVEEGLSLFQAMARDHGIRPSEKHYACLVDLLGRAGRLEEAEALIEQMPFQPGGAVLEALLSGCRTHKNINMGIRTADRLLGLDARNPGIYIMLSNIYAEGGRWSDVDNMRSLMRKRGLKKTPGYSLIEVGNQVHAFFAGDRTHPCWTQIHQMLESLRLQMEAAGYMPDTSCVLRDVEDEVKVKMLWGHSERLAIAFGLISTQAGSLIRITKNLRVCSDCHVVTKYISKIVQREIIVRDANRFHHFVDGNCSCGDYW